One Insulibacter thermoxylanivorax genomic region harbors:
- the rny gene encoding ribonuclease Y: MPTTVVGIIAALVGVALGFGIGYFIRKSLAEAKISSAEEAAQRILEDAAKDAEALKKEMVLEAKDEIHKLRTEAEKDIRERRNEIGRQERRLLQKEETLDKKLESLERREEKLTNKEKQIEETQAQIDQILQQQVRELERVSGLTMEEAKQIILSNVEKEVRHDAAQMIKDIEQQAKEEADKRAREIIALAIQRCAADHVAETTVSVVTLPNEEMKGRIIGREGRNIRALETLTGIDLIIDDTPEAVILSGFDPIRREIARTSLEKLVADGRIHPARIEEMVEKSRKEIDERIREYGEQCTFEVGVHGLHPDLIKILGRLKFRTSYGQNVLKHSMEVAYLAGLMAAELGEDITLAKRAGLLHDIGKALDHEVEGSHVEIGVELAKKYKEHPVVINSIASHHGDTEPTSVIATLVGAADALSAARPGARRETLETYIRRLEKLEEICDSFEGVEKSFAIQAGREVRVMVYPDRIDDAESVRLAREISKKIESELDYPGHIKVTVIRETRAVEYAK, from the coding sequence ATGCCCACTACTGTTGTTGGAATCATCGCAGCACTCGTTGGTGTAGCTCTAGGCTTTGGGATTGGTTATTTTATCCGCAAGTCTCTTGCTGAGGCTAAGATTTCCAGTGCGGAAGAAGCGGCGCAGCGCATCTTGGAGGATGCAGCGAAGGACGCCGAGGCACTGAAGAAGGAAATGGTTCTGGAAGCGAAGGATGAAATCCATAAGCTGAGAACCGAAGCTGAGAAGGACATTCGTGAACGACGCAACGAAATCGGCCGACAAGAACGCCGTTTATTGCAAAAAGAGGAAACGCTGGATAAAAAATTAGAATCTTTAGAGCGCAGAGAAGAGAAGCTCACCAACAAAGAAAAGCAAATCGAAGAAACCCAGGCGCAGATCGATCAGATCTTGCAACAACAGGTGCGCGAACTGGAACGTGTATCCGGCTTGACGATGGAAGAGGCGAAGCAGATCATCCTCTCCAACGTTGAGAAGGAAGTTCGCCATGATGCTGCGCAGATGATCAAAGATATCGAACAGCAAGCAAAAGAAGAAGCCGACAAACGTGCGAGAGAGATAATCGCGCTCGCGATTCAAAGATGTGCAGCGGATCATGTGGCTGAGACGACCGTATCCGTCGTTACGCTGCCGAACGAAGAAATGAAGGGACGAATCATCGGTCGTGAGGGACGTAACATCCGTGCACTCGAGACGCTTACCGGCATTGATCTCATCATCGATGATACTCCAGAAGCTGTGATCCTGTCTGGATTTGATCCGATTCGCCGCGAGATCGCCAGAACTTCTCTGGAGAAGCTGGTGGCGGACGGCCGGATTCATCCAGCGCGGATTGAAGAGATGGTGGAGAAATCCCGCAAGGAAATCGATGAACGCATCCGTGAATACGGTGAGCAATGCACCTTCGAAGTCGGTGTGCACGGACTGCATCCAGATCTTATCAAGATACTGGGACGGTTGAAGTTCCGGACAAGCTACGGTCAGAACGTGTTAAAGCACTCGATGGAAGTCGCATACTTGGCAGGTTTAATGGCAGCTGAATTGGGAGAAGATATTACATTGGCGAAACGTGCCGGTCTTCTTCACGATATCGGCAAGGCGCTGGATCATGAAGTGGAAGGCTCCCATGTCGAGATCGGTGTAGAACTGGCCAAAAAATATAAAGAACATCCTGTCGTGATTAACAGCATCGCTTCCCACCACGGGGACACGGAACCAACATCCGTGATCGCTACGCTGGTAGGAGCAGCTGACGCTCTGTCTGCGGCTCGCCCCGGAGCAAGACGGGAGACGCTGGAAACTTACATCAGACGCTTGGAGAAGCTCGAAGAGATCTGCGACTCCTTCGAAGGCGTCGAGAAATCCTTCGCGATCCAAGCCGGTCGGGAAGTTCGCGTTATGGTGTATCCTGACCGCATCGATGATGCGGAAAGCGTCCGTCTTGCGCGTGAGATCTCCAAGAAGATCGAGAGCGAACTCGATTATCCTGGACATATTAAGGTTACGGTGATCCGCGAGACAAGAGCAGTTGAATACGCTAAGTAA
- a CDS encoding regulatory protein RecX — protein MKADMADLRSELPQEDQTEYEITRVEQHLRKAGHYDIYLNGEFAYTVHEDTLVTMQLLKGRKLDAADLARLEQEERINEAMDRALRWLAGRPHTEQEIVNKLRRAGFEQEDVIEAVTEKLRKLELLNDRLFAEQWLEQRVRAQKKGRNLIRHELMQKGVAKEHIDAALNALDDETEYEQALHLGLKKWRQTKGERMVRRHKTAGYLMRRGFPADIVRKVVNECAEQERNQVESDSYEEWE, from the coding sequence ATGAAAGCTGACATGGCAGATCTGCGCAGCGAACTGCCGCAGGAAGATCAAACAGAGTACGAGATTACGCGGGTCGAACAGCATCTCAGGAAGGCCGGGCATTATGATATCTATCTGAACGGAGAGTTCGCCTATACGGTGCATGAAGATACGTTGGTGACGATGCAACTGCTTAAAGGACGGAAACTGGATGCTGCGGATTTGGCTCGGCTTGAACAGGAAGAACGTATCAATGAAGCGATGGACAGGGCGCTCCGCTGGCTCGCGGGTAGACCGCATACCGAGCAGGAGATCGTGAACAAATTACGGCGAGCGGGATTCGAACAAGAAGATGTTATCGAGGCGGTAACAGAGAAGCTGCGCAAGCTGGAATTGTTGAATGACCGTCTTTTTGCAGAACAGTGGCTGGAACAGCGCGTGCGCGCACAGAAGAAGGGAAGGAATCTAATTCGCCATGAACTGATGCAAAAAGGGGTGGCGAAGGAGCATATCGATGCTGCGCTCAACGCATTGGACGATGAGACGGAATACGAGCAAGCCCTTCATCTAGGACTCAAAAAATGGCGGCAAACCAAAGGCGAACGCATGGTCCGTAGGCATAAGACAGCTGGTTATCTGATGCGAAGGGGGTTTCCTGCAGATATTGTGCGTAAAGTGGTGAACGAATGTGCGGAGCAGGAACGGAATCAGGTCGAGTCCGATTCATACGAAGAGTGGGAATAA
- the recA gene encoding recombinase RecA encodes MTDRQAALEMALRQIEKQFGKGSIMKLGENAQMQVETVSSGALALDIALGVGGFPRGRIIEIYGPESSGKTTVALHAIAEVQKVGGQAAFIDAEHALDPLYARNLGVNIDELLLSQPDTGEQALEIAEALVRSGAIDIIVIDSVAALVPKAEIEGDMGDSHVGLQARLMSQALRKLSGAISKSKTIAIFINQLREKVGIMFGNPETTPGGRALKFYSSVRLEVRRVESIKQGSEVIGNRTRIKVVKNKVAPPFKQAEVDIMYGEGISREGSIIDIGTDLDIVQKSGAWYSFDGERLGQGRENAKQYLKDNPDIAQLIESRIREVTTIKGISATFSAGDDAEEFADELELE; translated from the coding sequence GTGACAGATCGTCAAGCTGCATTAGAGATGGCATTGCGCCAGATTGAGAAACAATTCGGTAAAGGATCTATTATGAAACTGGGCGAGAACGCTCAAATGCAGGTAGAAACGGTGTCCAGCGGTGCGTTGGCACTGGATATAGCCCTCGGCGTTGGAGGTTTCCCCCGCGGGCGGATCATTGAGATCTATGGACCGGAATCCTCCGGTAAGACGACGGTCGCTTTGCATGCGATCGCAGAAGTGCAGAAAGTTGGCGGACAAGCAGCCTTCATCGATGCGGAGCACGCGTTGGATCCGTTATACGCTCGCAATTTGGGCGTGAATATCGATGAATTGCTGCTCTCTCAGCCGGATACCGGAGAACAGGCTTTGGAGATCGCAGAGGCACTCGTACGAAGCGGTGCGATCGACATCATCGTGATCGACTCCGTTGCCGCACTCGTACCGAAGGCTGAGATCGAGGGGGATATGGGAGATTCCCATGTCGGCTTGCAGGCGCGCCTGATGTCCCAAGCGCTGCGTAAGCTGTCGGGTGCGATCAGCAAGTCGAAGACCATCGCCATCTTCATTAACCAGCTGCGAGAGAAGGTCGGCATCATGTTCGGCAATCCCGAGACGACGCCGGGGGGCCGCGCTCTGAAGTTCTATTCTTCCGTTCGTCTTGAGGTAAGAAGAGTGGAGTCGATCAAACAAGGCAGCGAAGTGATCGGCAACCGGACTCGCATCAAGGTTGTTAAGAACAAGGTGGCGCCTCCGTTCAAACAAGCTGAAGTTGACATCATGTACGGGGAAGGAATTTCCCGTGAGGGCAGCATCATTGATATCGGCACGGATCTCGATATCGTGCAGAAGAGCGGCGCGTGGTACTCTTTTGATGGAGAACGACTCGGTCAAGGGCGTGAGAACGCGAAGCAATACTTAAAGGATAATCCAGACATCGCTCAACTCATCGAGAGTCGCATCCGCGAAGTGACCACGATCAAAGGGATTTCGGCGACCTTCAGTGCCGGCGATGACGCTGAAGAATTTGCAGATGAACTGGAACTCGAATAA
- a CDS encoding competence/damage-inducible protein A, translated as MKAEIIAIGTELLLGQIVNTNAQYLSQQLNAIGADVYYHTVVGDNPGRINAAFQTAAARSDLIVVTGGLGPTQDDITKEVLAEYTGRKLLMHEPTLESIAEYYAVRGLTMTDNNARQAMILSEADVLPNDNGMAVGVALTHEGKHWLLLPGPPREMKVMFERYAVPWIQSRNGSAEALYSITLKFSGIGESALEQELIDLIDGQTDPTIAPYAKDGEVAVRLSTKAPSQEKAEAKLQPTIEAIAGRVGRYLYAERDIPLEQAVVEWLQQTGQTVAAAESCTGGLVGQLLTSIPGSSQVYAGGVISYSARAKHEQLGVSEETIAKHGTISSETAEEMALGARRAFHTDWAVAVTGVAGPGPSEGKSPGTVFIAVAGEAGVCSYALRLAGDREMIRLRAAKSVLYRLWQHLKEGAAGAGD; from the coding sequence TTGAAAGCGGAGATTATCGCGATCGGAACAGAACTTCTGTTGGGCCAGATCGTAAATACCAACGCCCAATATCTCTCGCAGCAACTAAATGCCATCGGTGCTGATGTTTATTATCATACCGTCGTTGGTGATAATCCAGGGCGGATTAACGCTGCCTTTCAGACGGCGGCAGCCCGTTCTGATCTCATCGTCGTTACTGGCGGGCTGGGACCGACACAGGATGATATCACCAAGGAAGTACTGGCTGAATATACGGGGCGCAAATTATTGATGCATGAGCCGACCTTGGAATCGATTGCCGAATATTATGCTGTTCGCGGCTTAACCATGACGGATAATAATGCTCGGCAAGCGATGATATTATCCGAAGCAGATGTTCTCCCGAACGACAACGGTATGGCTGTCGGCGTTGCTCTAACCCATGAAGGAAAGCATTGGCTGCTGCTGCCTGGACCGCCGCGCGAGATGAAGGTGATGTTCGAGCGGTATGCAGTTCCATGGATCCAGTCGCGGAACGGATCGGCAGAAGCTTTGTATTCGATCACCTTAAAGTTCTCAGGAATCGGCGAATCAGCTTTGGAACAGGAGTTGATCGATCTCATCGATGGGCAGACGGATCCAACGATCGCACCATATGCGAAAGATGGGGAAGTGGCTGTTAGGCTGTCTACGAAGGCGCCAAGTCAAGAAAAAGCCGAAGCAAAGCTGCAGCCGACGATCGAAGCGATCGCAGGCCGCGTCGGTCGTTATCTTTATGCGGAGCGGGATATTCCCTTAGAACAGGCCGTCGTTGAATGGTTGCAGCAAACTGGACAAACGGTAGCCGCTGCGGAAAGCTGCACCGGCGGATTAGTCGGACAATTGCTTACCAGTATACCGGGAAGTTCGCAAGTATACGCAGGTGGAGTGATCAGCTATTCCGCTCGCGCGAAGCACGAACAACTTGGCGTAAGCGAGGAGACCATCGCGAAGCACGGTACGATCAGCTCAGAGACCGCTGAGGAGATGGCGCTCGGGGCAAGGCGGGCCTTCCATACAGATTGGGCAGTTGCGGTTACCGGCGTTGCCGGGCCGGGGCCATCCGAAGGTAAATCGCCGGGCACCGTATTCATCGCAGTAGCCGGCGAGGCGGGAGTCTGCTCCTATGCCCTGCGGCTCGCCGGGGATCGCGAGATGATTCGGCTGCGTGCGGCGAAGTCGGTGCTCTATCGTCTTTGGCAGCATTTGAAAGAGGGAGCGGCCGGGGCGGGTGATTGA
- the pgsA gene encoding CDP-diacylglycerol--glycerol-3-phosphate 3-phosphatidyltransferase, translating into MNIANKITIARIFLVPLIMFFLLVNLQLPPIRIETFQITYNQIIAALIFIIAASTDGIDGYLARKHKLVTNLGKLLDPLADKLLVAAVLISLVEMGKLDAWIAVVIISREFAVTGLRQIALLEGKVLAASKWGKWKTAVQITAIIFLLINNFPFHFINFPFDVIASWVMAVITIYSGIDYFVKNRDLIPIE; encoded by the coding sequence ATGAATATAGCGAATAAAATAACGATAGCGCGGATCTTCCTGGTGCCGCTGATCATGTTCTTCCTGCTCGTGAATCTGCAGCTGCCGCCGATTCGCATCGAAACGTTCCAGATTACATACAATCAGATTATCGCTGCGCTGATTTTCATCATCGCAGCGAGCACCGATGGGATCGACGGCTATCTAGCACGTAAGCATAAGCTGGTCACAAACCTCGGCAAGCTCTTGGATCCGTTGGCTGACAAGCTGCTCGTCGCGGCTGTCTTGATCTCGCTCGTCGAGATGGGCAAGCTGGATGCGTGGATCGCCGTCGTGATCATCAGCCGCGAATTCGCGGTAACCGGCTTGCGCCAGATCGCCCTCTTAGAAGGCAAAGTTCTGGCCGCCAGCAAGTGGGGCAAGTGGAAGACGGCCGTTCAGATCACGGCGATTATTTTCTTATTGATCAACAACTTTCCGTTCCATTTCATCAACTTCCCATTCGATGTCATCGCGAGCTGGGTAATGGCGGTGATCACGATCTATTCGGGCATTGACTATTTCGTGAAAAATCGAGATCTTATCCCGATCGAGTAA
- a CDS encoding YajQ family cyclic di-GMP-binding protein: MSEYSFDIVSKVDLQELSNAINQAMREIETRYDFRGSKSEIKQEKSEVIVISDDEYKLNAVIDVLQSKLVRRGISLKSLEYGKMEPAAGGTVRQTITIKQGIDKETAKVINTMIRDSKLKVKSQIQGDQIRVSGKSKDDLQRVMAMCREADLPVDVQFVNLR; the protein is encoded by the coding sequence ATGAGTGAATATTCTTTTGATATCGTATCGAAGGTGGATCTGCAGGAGTTATCGAATGCGATCAATCAAGCGATGCGCGAGATTGAGACCCGGTATGACTTTAGAGGAAGCAAGAGTGAGATCAAGCAGGAGAAAAGCGAAGTCATCGTCATATCCGACGATGAATACAAGCTGAATGCCGTCATCGATGTCTTACAATCCAAGCTCGTCAGACGCGGGATCTCCTTGAAAAGCCTCGAATACGGCAAGATGGAGCCGGCTGCGGGCGGGACGGTAAGACAGACGATCACGATCAAACAAGGCATCGACAAGGAAACGGCGAAAGTGATCAACACGATGATCCGCGATTCTAAGCTGAAGGTGAAAAGTCAGATTCAAGGAGATCAGATTCGCGTGTCCGGCAAGAGCAAGGACGATCTTCAGCGAGTGATGGCGATGTGCAGGGAAGCCGATCTGCCCGTAGATGTTCAGTTTGTTAACCTGAGATAG
- a CDS encoding helix-turn-helix domain-containing protein produces the protein MKELGDLLREARLEKGMTLEDVENITKIRKRYLEAIEKGDFKVLPGTFYVRAFIKSYAETVGLDAEQVMRLYRNVVPDPDSQTHNEIYTKSRRRKNINAEKWSKLASTLVFICFLAVVVGVIYYYLDQNAEPRNEIDENIPITQKEEMPEDPDGTIGDHVIEPDTSADPAIPLQPEPEPQPEPVLAKVGTENGADLYVLKHVDKLHIRMESESNDCWYAIYDGGYRQNQIDTGMLKPGEAKDYEFEEVGHFHLGFAKTIKLTVNGIEFKPSEREGSFHVMIQLEKSE, from the coding sequence GTGAAGGAGTTAGGAGATTTGCTGCGAGAAGCTCGACTTGAGAAAGGAATGACGCTGGAAGATGTCGAGAACATCACGAAGATCCGCAAGCGGTATCTAGAAGCGATCGAAAAAGGGGATTTCAAGGTACTTCCAGGAACTTTCTATGTTCGAGCATTTATTAAGAGTTATGCTGAAACCGTAGGACTTGATGCAGAGCAAGTCATGCGCTTATACCGCAATGTGGTGCCTGATCCCGACTCCCAAACCCACAATGAGATCTACACAAAATCACGCCGCCGCAAGAATATCAACGCAGAGAAATGGTCGAAGCTTGCTTCGACGCTGGTTTTCATCTGTTTTCTTGCGGTTGTTGTCGGCGTCATCTACTATTATCTTGATCAGAATGCCGAACCTCGCAACGAGATTGATGAGAATATCCCCATTACTCAGAAAGAGGAGATGCCCGAAGATCCTGACGGCACCATCGGCGATCATGTTATAGAACCTGACACCTCCGCTGATCCCGCCATTCCTCTTCAGCCGGAACCCGAACCTCAGCCTGAGCCGGTGCTGGCCAAAGTAGGCACCGAAAACGGGGCGGATCTTTATGTTCTGAAGCATGTCGACAAACTTCACATTCGCATGGAGTCGGAGAGCAATGACTGTTGGTATGCCATTTATGACGGCGGGTACAGGCAGAATCAGATCGATACCGGAATGTTGAAGCCGGGAGAGGCAAAGGATTATGAATTCGAGGAAGTCGGCCACTTTCATCTCGGTTTTGCGAAGACGATCAAGTTGACGGTGAACGGCATCGAATTCAAACCGAGCGAAAGGGAAGGTTCGTTCCATGTCATGATCCAGCTTGAGAAGTCAGAATGA
- a CDS encoding DUF3243 domain-containing protein yields MNTVLETFEKWKAFLAERVNQAQAVGMSDETISELAFQIGEFLDKKVDPQNNEERLLKDLWDVSTEEERKTLARLMVKLVDQK; encoded by the coding sequence ATGAATACGGTTCTTGAGACCTTCGAGAAATGGAAGGCCTTCCTTGCAGAGCGAGTGAACCAAGCTCAAGCTGTAGGCATGAGCGATGAGACGATCTCAGAGCTCGCCTTCCAGATCGGTGAATTTTTGGATAAGAAGGTTGACCCTCAGAACAATGAGGAACGCCTTCTCAAAGATCTGTGGGATGTCAGTACGGAGGAAGAAAGGAAAACCCTTGCTAGGCTGATGGTTAAGCTGGTTGATCAGAAATAA
- the ymfI gene encoding elongation factor P 5-aminopentanone reductase — protein sequence MAEHSKNHTALVTGGSRGIGAAIARTFAAKGMDVIIHYNRSHEEAERTARQCEELGARAVTVTADLRSKQQIVQMKQHLESLGMLPDVLVNNAGIAHYGMLIDVTEEEWDDVMNVNLKGVFLMTQAFMPEMVSKRYGRIINVSSIWGLTGASCEVLYSTAKGGLNAFTKALAKELAPSGVTVNAVAPGAVDTSMLQHLETDDLEALKEEIPAGRLASPEEIAALVYFLSLPESGYITGQIISPNGGWLT from the coding sequence GTGGCTGAACACAGCAAGAATCATACAGCACTTGTCACAGGAGGGAGCAGGGGAATCGGAGCCGCCATCGCCCGAACTTTCGCTGCCAAGGGGATGGATGTCATCATCCATTACAATCGCTCGCATGAGGAGGCTGAGCGAACAGCCAGGCAATGTGAAGAGCTCGGTGCACGGGCCGTGACGGTGACGGCGGATTTAAGATCAAAGCAGCAGATCGTACAGATGAAACAACACCTGGAATCTCTCGGGATGCTGCCCGACGTCTTGGTGAACAATGCGGGCATCGCCCATTACGGGATGCTGATCGATGTAACCGAAGAAGAATGGGATGACGTCATGAACGTCAATCTCAAAGGCGTCTTCCTCATGACGCAGGCTTTTATGCCGGAGATGGTAAGCAAGCGGTACGGCCGAATCATCAATGTATCCTCTATCTGGGGACTAACCGGCGCGTCCTGCGAAGTTCTGTATTCAACGGCCAAGGGAGGGTTGAATGCCTTCACGAAGGCCTTAGCGAAGGAGCTTGCACCGTCGGGCGTGACGGTGAATGCTGTGGCGCCCGGGGCGGTGGATACCTCGATGCTTCAGCACCTGGAAACCGACGACTTAGAGGCGTTGAAGGAGGAGATTCCGGCCGGCCGCCTGGCGAGCCCAGAGGAAATTGCGGCACTGGTGTACTTTCTGTCTTTGCCTGAATCGGGCTATATTACCGGCCAGATCATCAGTCCGAACGGGGGATGGTTAACATAA
- the yfmH gene encoding EF-P 5-aminopentanol modification-associated protein YfmH, protein MKQIHYEAVRETLYVEQLDNGLELYVLPKQGFSKTYATFTTRYGSIDNHFQVEGGEPIRVPDGVAHFLEHKMFEEPDGDVFAKFSSRGASANAFTSFDRTTYLFSATSHVEENLETLLDFVQRPYFSEESVNKEKGIIGQEIKMYQDHPDWRLYYGLVEALFQKHPVRIDIAGTIESISQIDRDTLLACHKAFYHPSNMMVFVAGGVDPQRIAKLVRDNQAAKSFAPQGGIKRFYEAEPEEVLESRRVTQLPVALPKCLIGFKEVNSIANKDPLKTEAASRVMLDVLFSPSSECYQTLYDEGLITDNFGHEFNLYPDFAYSAVGGDTKDPDRLTTRILEFIQRYIERGVDEPSFERSKRKRIGVLLRSMNSPEAIVSEYTKYKYRGIDWFQLLPTYEALTVDEVNKRIREHFAVNRMSVSIVTSGETRG, encoded by the coding sequence ATGAAACAGATTCACTATGAAGCGGTTCGCGAGACACTGTATGTTGAGCAGCTTGACAACGGCTTAGAACTGTACGTGCTCCCTAAACAAGGTTTCAGCAAGACGTATGCGACATTTACGACGCGATACGGATCGATCGACAACCATTTTCAGGTGGAAGGCGGGGAACCGATCCGCGTGCCGGACGGGGTCGCGCATTTCCTGGAGCACAAGATGTTCGAAGAGCCGGACGGCGATGTGTTCGCGAAGTTTTCTTCACGCGGGGCGTCGGCGAATGCCTTCACCAGTTTTGACCGTACGACTTATCTGTTTTCTGCAACCAGTCATGTGGAAGAGAATCTGGAGACGCTGCTTGATTTTGTACAGCGGCCGTATTTTTCCGAGGAGAGCGTGAATAAGGAGAAAGGCATCATCGGCCAAGAGATCAAGATGTACCAGGATCATCCGGACTGGCGTCTATACTATGGATTGGTCGAAGCGCTGTTTCAGAAACACCCCGTGCGCATCGATATCGCGGGAACGATCGAATCGATCAGCCAGATCGACCGCGACACGCTGCTTGCATGCCACAAGGCCTTCTATCATCCGAGCAATATGATGGTCTTCGTTGCGGGCGGCGTCGATCCACAGCGTATCGCCAAGCTGGTCCGCGACAACCAAGCGGCGAAATCCTTTGCTCCGCAAGGCGGGATCAAGCGATTCTATGAAGCGGAACCGGAAGAAGTTCTTGAAAGCAGAAGGGTCACGCAGCTGCCTGTTGCTTTGCCGAAGTGCCTCATCGGCTTCAAAGAAGTAAACAGTATAGCGAACAAAGATCCGCTTAAGACGGAAGCGGCAAGCCGCGTGATGCTCGATGTGCTGTTCAGTCCGAGTTCCGAATGTTATCAAACACTGTATGACGAAGGGTTGATCACGGATAACTTTGGACATGAGTTTAATCTGTATCCGGACTTCGCCTATTCGGCAGTCGGCGGCGATACGAAGGATCCGGACCGCCTGACGACACGCATTCTGGAGTTTATCCAAAGATATATCGAGCGAGGCGTTGATGAGCCGTCCTTCGAGCGCAGCAAGCGGAAGCGGATCGGCGTGCTTCTGCGCTCGATGAACTCGCCGGAGGCGATCGTCAGTGAATATACGAAGTACAAATACCGCGGCATCGATTGGTTCCAACTGCTCCCAACCTATGAAGCCCTGACCGTTGATGAAGTGAATAAGCGCATCCGGGAACACTTCGCTGTGAATCGGATGTCCGTATCGATCGTGACAAGCGGGGAAACACGTGGCTGA
- the yfmF gene encoding EF-P 5-aminopentanol modification-associated protein YfmF: MPTFASAEVNHMRLHVLPSKQFKTYSLAVYMGVPLNEDTVTTTALIPYVLRRGNVNFPETKQFRERLDDLYGAGFNFDIVKRGNYQIVILRMDIVDDTYLSSESNSLLQEAIQFMADTLLRPVLEDGKFKESYVRAEKETLRKRIASIVNNKIQYAAERCIAEMCKDEPYRLSPLGIADDLDGIDASQLYDAYRRLLDQACFDIYIVGNTTLEDVEPLIRREFDLERSKLSVYEPVRDRIQAVEPREVIERLDVNQGKLNMGLRAYVTYGDDAYPAALLYNGLLGGYPHSKLFIHVREKESLAYYASSRYDGHKGILTIQTGIEIANKEKAEAIIRQQLEDLKQGRFEEDELDKTKAMIINTLHEMNDSAFEQIGYHFNTVLSGRTRSKQELIDQIQAADAAAVVEIAKQVELDTVYFLRNDEGGEAGQ; this comes from the coding sequence ATGCCAACATTCGCCAGCGCTGAAGTCAATCACATGCGTCTGCACGTGCTGCCGTCGAAACAGTTCAAAACCTATTCCCTTGCAGTCTACATGGGGGTTCCTTTGAATGAGGATACGGTGACGACGACGGCGCTTATTCCTTATGTTCTCCGGCGGGGGAATGTGAACTTCCCGGAAACGAAGCAGTTTCGTGAACGGCTCGATGACTTGTACGGCGCGGGCTTCAATTTCGATATCGTGAAGCGGGGGAACTACCAGATCGTCATCCTGCGCATGGACATCGTAGATGACACTTATCTCAGCAGTGAATCGAATTCGCTGCTGCAGGAAGCCATCCAGTTCATGGCGGATACCTTGCTGCGCCCGGTGCTTGAAGACGGCAAATTCAAGGAATCCTATGTGCGCGCTGAGAAGGAAACGCTGCGCAAGCGGATTGCATCTATCGTTAACAACAAGATTCAATATGCGGCGGAACGCTGCATTGCGGAGATGTGCAAGGATGAACCCTATCGCTTATCGCCGCTTGGAATAGCCGATGACCTGGATGGCATCGATGCTTCTCAGCTGTATGATGCTTACCGCAGGCTGTTAGATCAAGCTTGTTTCGATATCTATATCGTAGGCAATACGACCTTGGAAGATGTTGAACCTCTTATCCGCAGGGAGTTTGATCTGGAACGCTCGAAGCTCTCTGTCTATGAACCGGTGAGGGATAGAATCCAGGCGGTCGAACCCCGCGAAGTAATCGAGCGGCTTGATGTGAATCAGGGCAAACTGAACATGGGGCTGCGTGCTTATGTGACATACGGGGACGATGCCTATCCGGCTGCCCTTCTTTATAACGGTCTCCTTGGCGGATATCCGCATTCCAAGTTATTCATCCATGTGCGGGAGAAAGAAAGCCTTGCTTATTATGCTTCTTCTCGTTATGACGGACATAAAGGGATCTTGACGATCCAGACGGGGATCGAGATCGCGAATAAGGAGAAGGCAGAGGCGATCATCCGTCAGCAGCTGGAGGATCTGAAGCAGGGGCGTTTCGAAGAGGATGAATTGGACAAAACAAAGGCGATGATCATCAATACTCTGCATGAGATGAATGATTCTGCTTTTGAGCAAATCGGGTATCATTTTAACACGGTGTTATCCGGCAGAACCCGCAGCAAACAGGAGTTGATCGATCAGATTCAGGCGGCGGATGCGGCGGCGGTTGTCGAGATTGCGAAGCAAGTCGAACTCGATACCGTCTATTTCTTACGCAACGATGAAGGCGGGGAGGCAGGGCAATGA